A genomic region of Thunnus albacares chromosome 2, fThuAlb1.1, whole genome shotgun sequence contains the following coding sequences:
- the LOC122999932 gene encoding zinc finger protein 569-like has protein sequence MSSVECLRELINERLTAAAEEIFRDFQKTIVEYEEEIDRQRRLLDIVWKPEIKLHRIELPQQHVCNEEEEVLTDHQLCSQERTSSLDLEDPEPPQIKEEQEEELCTSLEGEQLVLKQETDFLKSSPNYLSDHSDWTLVLSCDQSEAEKEPPDNISTKRIRSESDRESSGVSEPTTDHQLIFHTSYVGNNQEHKSDTHRNATKPTEKHEGTSTLSRNITLNINKEQNTVMTSNSQPKLNDKPFKCNSCSKDFYVYKQLKVHLRTHTAEKPFSCTVCGKTFSLKRYLTQHMITHSAEKPYACSRCRKSFRRLQHLRIHMTRHTELLQQHVYNEEEEVFTDQQLCDQERNSSLHQEDPEPPQITEEQVELCTSLEGEQLVLKQETDFLKSIPNYLSDHSDWTLVLSCDQSEAEKEPPDNISTERIRSESDRESCRVSEPTTDHQLIFHTSYVGNNQEHKSDTHGNATEPQKKHEGTSTLTTNIPPNIIKQQNDKPFKCNSCSKDFYVYTQLKVHLRTHTAEKPFSCTVCGKTFSLKRYLTQHMITHSAEKPYACNRCQKSFRRLQNLQIHMRSHTAHVCNEEEEVLTDQQLCDQERNSSLDQEDPEPPQIKEEQEELCTSLEGEQPVLKQETETFMLTPTCEESDNGEDQTLDLDPVETQSAAEKEHVVSMSVKSSVIPDPNREDQLLSHNSNLTESQDHKGGKEGDSGSTRNAEPKPKKRHHRSKYRTNNEDNSTTSKIRSNSITGKQCFKCDTCGKAFKCKSKLHIHLRVHTGEKPYPCNTCEKRFSQLGALNLHMKVHTGEKPYNCKTCGKGFYRMTDMKKHMRTHTGEKPYPCNSCGRRFSDMTAVKVHMRIHTGEKPYPCNTCGKSFSQLGALKVHKRIHTGDKPYNCKTCGREFCRRHQWKIHMRTHKVGKDTILEKTHKNSYR, from the exons ATGTCGTCAGTTGAGTGTTTGAGAGAGTTAATCAACGAGCgactaactgctgctgctgaagaaataTTCCGAGATTTTCAAAAAACTATCGTCGAGTATGAGGAAGAGATCGATCGTCAGCGCAGACTGCTGGACATCGTTTGGAAACCAGAGATAAAGTTACATAGAATAG AGCTCCCTCAGCAACATGTCTgtaatgaagaggaggaggttcTCACTGACCACCAGCTCTGTAGCCAGGAGAGGACCTCCAGTCTGGACCTAGAGGACCCAGAACCTCCAcagattaaagaggaacaggaggaagagCTCTGCACCAGTCTGGAGGGAGAACAGCTGGTACTGAAGCAGGAGACTGATTTCTTAAAGTCAAGTCCTAATTACTTAAGTGATCACAGTGACTGGACTCTAGTTTTGAGTTGTGATCAAAGTGAAGCAGAGAAAGAGCCTCCAGACAACATCTCAACTAAAAGGATAAGATCTGAATCTGACAGAGAGAGCTCTGGAGTATCTGAACCAACCACTGACCATCAGCTCATCTTTCACACCTCTTATGTGGGAAATAACCAGGAACACAAAAGTGACACCCATAGAAATGCAACAAAGCCAACGGAAAAACATGAGGGCACCTCAACATTGTCTAGAAACATTACACTAAATATAAATAAGGAGCAGAACACGGTAATGACTAGTAATTCTCAGCCCAAACTAAATGACAAACCTTTCAAGTGCAACAGCTGCAGTAAAGACTTTTATGTGTATAAACAACTAAAAGTTCACCTGAGGACCCACACTGCTGAGAAGCCTTTCAGTTGTACAGTCTGTGGAAAGACATTCAGCCTTAAACGTTACCTCACACAACACATGATAACCCACTCAGCTGAGAAGCCGTACGCTTGCAGCAGATGTCGGAAGAGTTTCCGGCGTTTACAGCATCTACGGATTCACATGACACGTCACACAG AGCTCCTACAGCAACATGTCTataatgaagaggaggaagttttcactgaccagcagctctgtgaccAGGAGAGGaactccagtctgcaccaagAGGACCCAGAACCTCCACAGATTACAGAGGAACAGGTGGAGCTCTGCACTAGTCTGGAGGGAGAGCAGCTGGTACTGAAGCAGGAGACTGATTTCTTAAAGTCAATCCCCAATTATTTAAGTGATCACAGTGACTGGACTCTAGTTTTGAGTTGTGATCAAAGTGAAGCAGAGAAAGAGCCTCCAGACAACATTTCAACTGAAAGGATAAGATCTGAATCTGACAGAGAGAGCTGTAGAGTATCTGAACCAACCACTGACCATCAGCTCATCTTTCACACCTCTTATGTGGGAAATAACCAGGAACACAAAAGTGACACCCATGGAAATGCAACAgagccacaaaaaaaacatgagggCACCTCAACATTGACTACAAACATTCCACCAAATATAATTAAGCAGCAGAATGACAAACCTTTCAAGTGCAACAGCTGCAGTAAAGACTTTTATGTGTATACACAACTGAAAGTTCACCTGAGGACCCACACTGCTGAGAAGCCTTTCAGTTGCACAGTCTGTGGAAAGACATTCAGCCTTAAACGTTACCTCACGCAACACATGATAACCCACTCAGCTGAGAAGCCGTATGCTTGCAACAGATGTCAGAAGAGTTTCCGGCGTTTACAGAATCTGCAGATTCACATGAGAAgtcacacag CGCATGTCTgtaatgaagaggaggaggttctcactgaccagcagctctgtgaccAGGAGAGGAATTCCAGTCTGGACCAAGAGGACCCAGAGCCTCCAcagattaaagaggaacaggaggaactctGCACCAGTCTGGAGGGAGAGCAGCCAGTACTGAAGCAGGAGACTGAAACCTTTATGTTGACTCCTACTTGTGAGGAAAGTGACAACGGTGAAGATCAGACTCTGGACTTAGATCCGGTTGAAACTCAGAGtgcagcagagaaagagcaTGTTGTCAGTATGTCAGTTAAAAGCTCAGTGATACCAGATCCAAACAGGGAAGACCAGCTCCTCTCTCACAATTCTAATCTAACTGAGAGCCAAGATCACAAAGGAGGCAAAGAAGGAGATTCAGGATCAACTAGAAACGCAGAGCCGAAACCAAAGAAGAGACATCACAGGAGCAAATATCGCACCAACAATGAAGACAACTCTACCACATCAAAGATTCGCAGTAATTCCATTACAGGGAAacagtgttttaaatgtgaCACTTGTGGGAAAGCTTTTAAGTGCAAGTCCAAATTGCATATACATCTGAGAGttcacacaggtgagaagccatacccatgtaacacttgtgagaaaagattctctcAGCTGGGCGCATTAAACCTACATATGAaagtccacacaggtgagaaacCGTATAACTGCAAAACCTGTGGAAAAGGATTCTATCGAATGACAGATATGAAAAAGCACATGAGaacccacacaggtgagaaaCCGTACCCCTGCAACTCCTGTGGGAGGAGATTTAGTGACATGACAGCAGTGAAAGTGCAtatgagaatccacacaggtgagaagccgtacccATGTAACACTTGTGGGAAAAGCTTCTCTCAGCTGGGAGCATTAAAAGTGCATAAGAGAATCCATACAGGTGACA